The Chryseobacterium nakagawai genome has a segment encoding these proteins:
- a CDS encoding NAD-dependent epimerase/dehydratase family protein has product MTKNNLSLVSGANGHLGNNLVRFLLKQGVPVRATVRNIQNTKPFEGLNCELMQADITDKASFVKALQGVETFYAVGASFKLWAKDPEKEIYDVNIKGTRNTIEAAAEAGVKKIVYVSSIAALDYTQLPTKESNGYNPDRRDMYYNSKNDGEKLAFGLAAKLGVELVSIMPSAMIGSESFLPLNVSYGVLKLILNKQIPVDTKITLNWVDVKDVAEGCYLAAQKGRSGERYILANEKCMTITDTTILANRLYPDLKLKVPNSVPKGILYTIAALMEFTAKLSGKAPVLTRKDISMFSGLQQDFDISKARNELDFNPKSPEQAVKEAFDYLLNNPELLKEV; this is encoded by the coding sequence ATGACAAAGAATAATCTAAGCCTCGTTTCAGGAGCTAATGGACATTTAGGAAATAATTTAGTCAGGTTTTTATTGAAACAAGGCGTTCCGGTAAGGGCAACAGTACGCAATATCCAAAATACAAAACCTTTTGAAGGACTGAACTGCGAGCTGATGCAGGCTGATATTACAGATAAAGCCTCTTTTGTAAAAGCTCTTCAGGGAGTAGAAACCTTTTATGCGGTAGGAGCTTCTTTTAAATTATGGGCTAAAGATCCTGAGAAAGAAATTTATGATGTCAATATCAAAGGAACCCGAAATACTATTGAAGCGGCAGCCGAAGCTGGAGTAAAGAAAATAGTCTATGTAAGTTCTATTGCAGCACTTGATTATACTCAATTACCCACAAAGGAAAGCAATGGGTATAATCCGGATCGTAGGGATATGTACTATAATTCTAAAAATGATGGTGAAAAATTAGCTTTTGGACTGGCAGCAAAGCTTGGGGTAGAACTTGTTTCCATTATGCCATCTGCGATGATTGGAAGTGAATCATTTCTGCCTTTAAATGTATCTTATGGAGTACTAAAGCTTATTCTGAATAAACAGATTCCCGTAGATACAAAGATTACCCTGAATTGGGTAGATGTGAAAGATGTTGCAGAAGGATGTTATCTGGCAGCCCAAAAAGGACGCTCTGGAGAACGGTATATTCTGGCCAATGAAAAATGCATGACCATTACCGATACAACGATTTTGGCCAATAGACTATATCCGGATTTAAAATTAAAAGTTCCCAATTCTGTTCCCAAAGGAATTCTTTATACGATTGCTGCTTTGATGGAATTCACGGCAAAGTTGAGTGGTAAAGCTCCGGTATTGACGAGGAAAGATATTTCAATGTTTTCCGGATTGCAACAGGATTTTGATATTTCCAAAGCCAGAAATGAATTGGATTTTAATCCAAAAAGTCCTGAACAGGCTGTAAAGGAAGCCTTTGATTATTTACTAAATAATCCAGAACTTTTAAAGGAAGTTTAG